The following proteins are co-located in the Streptomyces sp. NBC_00435 genome:
- a CDS encoding SDR family oxidoreductase: MTYDGTDSGRVALITGASRGIGYGIAEALVARGDRVCITGRGEEALKEAVERLGADRVIAVAGKAHDEAHQAAAVERTMEAFGRVDFLVNNAGTNPVFGPIADLDLGVARKVFETNVISALGFAQRTWHAWQKENGGAIVNIASIAGVSASPFIGAYGMSKAAMINLTLQLAHEMAPGVRVNAIAPAVVKTRFAQALYEGREAEAAAAYPLGRLGVPQDIGGAAAFLTSPQAEWITGQTLVVDGGMFLNAGVH, encoded by the coding sequence ATGACGTACGACGGAACGGACAGCGGCAGGGTCGCGCTGATCACCGGGGCCAGCCGGGGCATCGGCTACGGCATCGCCGAGGCGCTGGTGGCGCGCGGCGACCGGGTCTGCATCACCGGGCGGGGCGAGGAGGCACTCAAGGAAGCCGTGGAGCGGCTCGGCGCGGACCGGGTGATCGCGGTGGCGGGCAAGGCGCACGACGAGGCCCATCAGGCCGCCGCCGTGGAGCGCACGATGGAGGCCTTCGGCCGCGTCGACTTCCTGGTCAACAACGCGGGGACCAACCCGGTCTTCGGGCCGATCGCGGACCTGGACCTCGGGGTCGCGCGCAAGGTCTTCGAGACCAACGTGATCTCGGCGCTCGGCTTCGCCCAGCGGACCTGGCACGCCTGGCAGAAGGAGAACGGCGGCGCGATCGTCAACATCGCCTCCATCGCCGGCGTCTCCGCCTCGCCCTTCATCGGGGCGTACGGGATGAGCAAGGCGGCGATGATCAACCTGACCCTCCAACTCGCGCACGAGATGGCGCCGGGGGTCCGGGTCAACGCGATCGCGCCCGCGGTGGTGAAGACCAGGTTCGCGCAGGCCCTCTACGAGGGCCGCGAGGCGGAGGCCGCGGCGGCCTATCCGCTGGGCCGGCTCGGAGTCCCGCAGGACATCGGAGGAGCGGCCGCGTTCCTCACATCTCCACAAGCGGAATGGATCACAGGGCAAACTCTCGTTGTTGACGGGGGCATGTTCCTCAATGCTGGAGTGCATTAA
- the fabG gene encoding 3-oxoacyl-ACP reductase FabG, producing MSTTEQRVAIVTGAARGIGAATAVRLAAEGRAVAVLDLDEAACKDTVETITAAGGKAVAIGCDVSDSAQVEAAVERVANLLGAPTILVNNAGVLRDNLLFKMSDSDWDTVMNVHLRGAFLMSKACQKHMVAAKFGRIVSLSSSSALGNRGQANYSAAKAGLQGFTKTLAIELGKFGITANAVAPGFIVTEMTAHTAARVGMDFEDFQAAAATQIPVQRVGRPDDVANAIAFFAGEDAGFVSGQVMYVAGGPLS from the coding sequence ATGTCCACCACCGAGCAGCGCGTCGCGATCGTGACCGGGGCGGCCCGGGGCATCGGCGCGGCCACGGCCGTACGCCTGGCCGCCGAAGGGCGGGCCGTCGCCGTACTCGACCTGGACGAGGCGGCCTGCAAGGACACCGTCGAGACGATCACGGCGGCCGGCGGCAAGGCCGTCGCGATCGGCTGCGACGTCTCGGACAGCGCGCAGGTGGAGGCGGCCGTCGAGCGCGTGGCGAACCTGCTCGGCGCCCCCACGATCCTGGTCAACAACGCGGGTGTGCTGCGCGACAACCTGCTCTTCAAGATGAGCGACAGTGACTGGGACACCGTCATGAACGTGCACCTGCGCGGCGCGTTCCTGATGTCGAAGGCCTGTCAGAAGCACATGGTGGCCGCCAAGTTCGGCCGGATCGTCAGCCTCTCCAGCAGTTCGGCGCTGGGCAACCGCGGACAGGCCAACTACTCCGCGGCCAAGGCGGGTCTGCAGGGCTTCACCAAGACCCTGGCCATCGAGCTCGGCAAGTTCGGCATCACCGCGAACGCCGTCGCCCCCGGTTTCATCGTCACCGAGATGACCGCGCACACGGCCGCCCGGGTCGGCATGGACTTCGAGGACTTCCAGGCCGCGGCCGCCACCCAGATCCCGGTGCAGCGCGTCGGCCGCCCGGACGACGTGGCCAATGCCATCGCCTTCTTCGCCGGCGAGGACGCCGGCTTCGTTTCCGGCCAGGTCATGTACGTGGCCGGCGGCCCGCTCAGCTGA